The genomic window ttataTGAGTTTTCTACAACCGATGCAGAAATGTTTTTCTATGactaatgtagaaatatgttttgcatgtttGTTTAACCTAGAACAAATTGCTTATTGTTATTATCGGGTGTGAGGAGGGAAGGTTAGATGGAAAAGAGTTTGTAACTcaacactttaaaaaacaaatgttaaaaatttttcacacataattggggaaaatatcatattaaaaacagaattttctgggggaaaaagatggaattttagttgcattttaaaggaagccaaggaggccAGTAATTGGAGCAGAGGTGAGATGTTTCCAGAAATGGGAGAAAGAtcaccagagaaaatgcccagagctaagGGATGGAGTGTTATCTTGTTTGAAGAATAGCCAGTAGGTCAATGTCACTTTatcaaagagtatatatctagATGTAAAGtggaaaaagactggaaaagtaggaaggtgCTAGGTTATAAAGAGATTTGAAtgctaaacagaaaattttggTTTTGCTCctggaagccaaaaaaaaaaagccattttgtATTCTCTAGATGAGGCAGCATaggtagatttgggaatcatcagcatagagatggtaaatCCGTGACAGTTGATAAGATGACCAAATGAAGtggtatagagggagaaaagaagacttggtCCAAGACAACCCTAAAGAACACATAAGGGGATAGAGTATGATCTGGATGAGGATCCGGCAAAGGGAATGGAAAAGTAGTCATATAAGGACAAAAACCAGGATAAAATGATGTCCTGAAAATCaatagagaagagagtatcaggGTTGGTCAACAGGGCCAAAGGCTACAGAAagatcaaggagaatgaagaatgaaaaaggtcattagatttggcagttAAAAAATTATTGGTAACTTGGGAAAGAGCAGTTTTGGTGGAAGAGTTTAGAAGAAAgttaaaggaaggaaagcaatagATGACCTTTTCTAATTTAGCTTACAAAGAACAGATGAGATATCAGTATGGAATGATCAAGTGAGAGTTTTCTTAGGATTGGCATGTTTGTAAGCAACTGAAAGTCAGTAGACAGGAAGAGATTTAAAATctcataaaatggggatgacagaaagagaaagcaCACAATTTATTGGGTTCCTCCAAAGGGGATGGAATGGGATGGATTGAAAATAAGTAAGTTAGCCTTGGTAAGGAGCAAGTCCACTTGATTACATGAGATAGAGTTGAAGGAGAATGACAGAAGGCATCTTAATgataggagaaaaggaagagaggagaaaagagctCATGGCaaatgacctcaattttttctgtaaaatataaggCAAGAGAATGGAAAGCCATGGAGGTTTGAAGGATGAAAATGTTTGTAAGAAGAGCTGCTGCAGAGTGGGTAGTGAGttgataagggaaaaataaaatcgcCTATCAGTAATTAAAGGTCAATTGAGGTTgtgtaatataaatttgtagaGGACCTCAGTCAGAATAGTTGAGTGATTTTCTCCTTCACTCAGTAGCATGAATTGTGGGAGTAAAAGTAGAAACTGGTAGGAATGAGCCAAGGCTGAGGCTTGGCAGGACATAAATCAGATATAATGGGTCTAAGGATTCAAGAAAGACAGTATGGAATTGAATTGGCTCATGAATGGGTcaagatggaaaagagaagacaggGCCTAGTTGAAGGACCAAAGGATCAGAAATCATAATGAGAATGAACAGTAGAGTTTTGTAGGGGAAGGTAGAGACAGATATAAAAAGCCAATAGATCATGACTGGATTGTGGGATTTCCATTTAGAGTATGCCTATATTTGTGTTTGGAGAGATGGGGTGGAGGAGTAGTTCATGGGAAGTGAGTAAGTTGAGGAACTGGATGGGTGAGGGTATTTGGCAGAAAGTCACTATGTAGGTTGAAGTCTTCTAGTATTCGagttggggaggaaagggaaactATGAGCCATGTAGAGTTCcttgaagggagaaaaaggagggggggggggtgttagagAACAGCTAACAGGATTTTGATTGAGTGGTAGATATGAACAGCATGATGCTCAGAGGAAGAGAGGTTACTGGGTGATGGCGTAGAGGGAGAATATAGAAGCAGCAGGtgggaaatggaatattttaatTCCCCTGCCTCAACCAATGAGCCTCATGAGGAGAATGCGTGAGGGTGCAGCCAGTACTGAAAAGGGTGGACCTCATATGAGGCTTTGTCATCAGAGGAGAAGCTAGGTTTCACGATAATGAACTGAAGGAGTGGGAATGAAAAAGATTTAGGATAAAGGAATGTCGTCTTTATGGAATACCATTCCAGACAGAATGGTGGAAGGGCCGAGTTTTGTTTCaggtgggaggggagaagaataAGGAATCAGGTGATAGAGAAATGCTAGCATAGGCAGTGAGGTGGGGGCCAGTGAATAGTACCAGTGGGATAAACAGTCAGGAAGAtgactgcctcagacacttactagctgtgtgaccctgggcaagtcattaaacctctctggaaaatggggataataatagcacctaccccagATTTgttttgagggtcaaatgagttaacatatatacaaaatgcTACGCGAACCTTAAAACACAATTGACGAACCTTAAAACACAATTGacgttagttattattattgtcactaCTCCTTAGGACCAGACCTAGGTTCTCCAGGGGGTTAGGAGGCTCGAGACAGAATCAAGGCACTCTGATACAGATTTGGAGTCGTAAGATCTGGGCTTAAATCTTTAGTCTAGATAGTAGCTGGGTGACGCTGGGAGTATGCACAGGAATGAGGGGTCAGACTTCCTCACCAGTAGTAGGTGACCGTGCAGGCCGCACACATTCGCTCGGCCGGAGCGTCGCACACCTCACACTTTAGTTTCCGCCCTTTGGGCACTGCCAGCGGGTAGATCTCAGTCATGGTGCCAGTACCTTCGCAGCCGCTGCCGGCGCGTCCGTTGCCAGGAAATGGAAAGAGCGGTTGCCAAGAACTAAAACCCCCGGCCCACGCCTTCTTCCCATCACGTGACAGTTCACTCCCAATCCAAGGCTTAAATGCGAAGGACTTGAAGTGAGCGTGCGCACTATGCAGACACGCGCAACTAGACCCAGAACAGTAGAGGGCGCTCTTAGGCCGTTGTTCCGGGATCCCTTTGTCCACGTGCGCCAGAGAAAAAAGAGCAGGTTTTCGAGTTGGAGGACCGGCCTTAAGTTGGGGTCCTGTTTCTCCCTACCGGCAAGACCCTGAGcgaattccttcccctccctgtgCCACAATTTCCTTTATCAAATAAAGGGGTTGACCCAGGTGATCTGCTTTCACTCCCAGGACTCTCGTTTAACCAAGACTCCAGGAGCACCATGGTGTCCAGAAGAGTGAAGGACTTTCGTCGGGGCCATGTTCTGTAAGGATCGGTTAGAGGAATTAGGGACATGTTTcccctgcggggggggggggggaagctcaGAAGAGaaatcaaatatttgaagagctgtcatgtCTGTTTGGTCCTGGAAGGCAGTAAGTGGATAGAAATTGCAAAGACATTGTTTTAGGTTTAGTGTTGGGAAATTTCCTAACATTTAGAACAGTTCAAAAGCAGAATAGGATAGGACTTCCTGGAAAGGTAGTGAGCTCCCTATCCTGAATATCTTCGAGCTAAGGCTGGTTGACCCAAAGTCAAGTATGCTATTTGAGAAGGATTCTTTTACAGTTCCCTTCAATCCTGGCGGAAATGTAACAGAGGAATGAAGGAGGGTGGAAGGAGACAGATCTAAGCTAAAGGAAAAGGTTCCTGGTTCCTGCGGCGCCACTGACTCTGTCTGGGGTCCCAGAGGTGCCTCCCGCCAGCTGCCCCTTTCCCAGGTCAGGTCGCCCAGCTGCGCCGCCGTTACTAAGGCGACCGAGGCGACTCAGGGCTCCTCCCCCTCAGCGGCTGCGCAGTGGCCGCGACGGGAAGGCGGGGCTCAGGCTGATTGGCAGCGGCGGCGCAGGCCCAGTGTGAGTGTCCAGACCGATGGCGGAAGAGACCCTGGGCGCCGAATTCCCGGAGCCTCCCGGCTTGGCGCGTTGCGCTGCGCTCATGCAGCGTTTCGCCGCACGGCTGGGTTCGCAGGGCCGACGGGTGGTGCTTGTCACATCGGGCGGCACCAAGGTGCCGCTGGAGGCACGCACTGTGCGCTTTCTGGATAACTTTAGCAGCGGGCGGCGCGGCGCAGTCTCGGCCGAGAGTTTCCTGAGCGCCGGCTACGGGGTGTTGTTCCTGCACCGCGcgcgctctgccttccccttcgCGCACCGCTTCCCTCCGCAGACTTGGCTCGCGGCGCTTCGGCCCGTCAAGGGTGAGGCTGAGGTCCCCAGCAGCCGCTTGCTGCTCGAGGCCGAGGCCACTTCACTACCAGGCTTCGCCGCCGCCCTGCGCAGCTACCAGAAGGCCGCCGACGCCGGCAACTTCCTGTCCGTGGAGTTCGCCACCCTAACCGACTACCTGCACCTTTTGCAGGCCGCGGCCCAGGCGCTCAGGCCGCTAGGTGCGTGGGAGGGGGGGGCGGAGACCAGGCCCTACCTCGCCTCCGCCCGGTGACCTTGACTCCCCTGGAGGGACACCCCCTGCCCTGCCCGCAGCTGGCCATGCAAATGGCCTACTTCTCTTGTCCTCTTGACTCTCTGTTTCCGGCTCGTAGCAGCATAGTTCCGAtactggaagggatcttgaagACCCTCCAACCCATTTAGAAATAGccgctaacatttatataaacgcttactatgtgccaggcgaCGTGCTAAGCCCATGTCAATtattatctcactggatcctcacaacagccctgggagataCAGGGctgctattattcctattttacggatgaggaaactgaggttaagcatcctgctcagggtcatatagctaagacgtgtgtgaagcagaatttgaactcacaccTTCCTGTCCTCCAAATTAGACACTATCCATTGTGCTTTGTCACTTTTTCCTTGCAGGCTCCTGTGCAATGTTTTACCTCGCTGCAGCTGTGTCAGATTTTTATGTGCCTGCCTCTGAAATGCCTGAGCATAAGATCCACTCCTCTGGAGGCCCTTTGCAGGTGTGTAAGACTTATTTTTCCCCATTGAGATTTTTCATCCCCTTTGTCTGAGCATGGACTAGCTTGCTCTTTGTTTGAATTATACTTTTCTTGTGGTCAAATTGTGAGGTATCTGCCAAAGCAGCATAGTCAGGGATGCTCCTAACTAAAGACTTGGATTAGATAACATACTTGAACTTGGAGGGGACCTGGAAGTATTTAGGTTTGAATAACTCAAATATTATCCATAAACTAAAACCCCTTTTCAGAAGATACATACCAAACTTTCTGATTTGTTCTGCAGAAATTTTGCCAGTGTTTAAAGAGGGAAACCCTAGGTAAATAATCACAATGTTGGAGCCGTAGGGCACATTGGAGTTTATTTAATCCAAGTTCTTTGtgcaattctctttttccttaaagaaacCACATTTCTTTAGTGAATCTTTGCCTTAACATCTTGTCTTCCTTATCAGAACAAATAGTTCCTTTCCCAACCCTGTGAGACAGAAAATCTTTTTATAAATACTTCAAGGTTTTGCAATTTTATCCTTCTGACCACACCTTCCGTATACATAGATGACAGCCCATCCAAGCCTTCATGAATTACtgtgaccaaaaaataaatgactgTTTTGTTAACCTAGTGTTAAATCTTACCAAACTTAGGGAGGCTGGTTCTCAGATGACGGGTAGATGATCCATTACCAGGTATGTAATGGAAAACCTTTCTAGCTTGATGGAACCTGCCTGAGTTTTTGTATTTCACTAACATAGCCATTCAGAACCCAGGTTTACATTTAAGCTatgcaaaaattatttattaaactaaTGGGTTTAACCAATATTTAGACATTTGGGGTTTTGACAAACTCTTCTCTTAGCACTGATGCCCAATAGTAAGAGGAGCAGTCTTTGATATCTTTATTGGAGTCCTAGAGGACCCACATCAGAAATCTTTTTATAATTCTGGTGAGATTTCCTGGGGAGGAGAGCTAAACAGTTCCCTGatctatacacacatacttaCTCCTTATTTTCACTTTGAGGTTTCAGATTCATGACTCCATAGtaaatttatttaaaccctttctgtcttggaatcaagtattggttccaaggcagaagagtagtaaagactagacaattgagcttaagtgacttgctagtagggtcacacagctagaaagtgtttgaaaccagatttgaacccaggaacaccTGTCTCCTGGTGTgcttttctatccactgagccacttcccTGACCCTAAGAAGTATTTAGTAAGCATCTGCTGTGTTGTTCAGtgatttcagttgtgtctgtctttgtgaccccatttggagttttcttagtcaacatactgtagtggtttgccatttccttctctagttcattttatagatgagaaactgaagaaaaacagggttaagagacttgcctagggtcacatatctggtaagtgtctgagactagatttgaactccagtcttcctgactcttaaagTGCACtgctctatccaccacaccaACTAATTACCCTacatatactatgtgccaggcactaaaactgacttttttttttttcaatcattcctaagtaattTTTGCATATTTCCTAGGTATCCATTTCCTTGGTTGTAGAGAGGgccaggaggggaaggggaataagcattttctttacttccttctgtGTACAAGCCAGGCATTGTGCTCAAATGCTTTACgaacattgtctcatttgatcctatctAAGCCCTTTCCATGTATCATCTGTAAAACTCAAGTACcctaactttttaatttgatctgcCTGCCAAATCTCACTTTTAATGACTGCTGAGAATCTTGTGTGTGTTAGAATATTTTAAAGTccattctccctttttttcttttcctgtctatGTACCTTTCAAACAATATGCTAAATATTGTGCTAGGTATTGAGTATACAGACAAAACATCAGCTTTAAAGGAATTTGGGTTCTGTAAAAAACAATATATGACATAGACATACATATAGAAATACAAACAGGGTACTTATTTGTACTTATTCTGGGGGGATCTGGGAAGGCCTCATGTAAAAGACAGCATTTaagcaaatatttgaaggacaTGAGAGATCTCAAGAAACAGAGATAAGTGACAAAGTTGggaaaatttagaaaagagaTACATGTAAGAAGAAAGAGGTTGAATTTGAGAATGCCTAGAGAACATATATTTCAAAATAGCAAATGACATCGTGATGATTTAAGGCTAGTAACTTAGTAGAGAGACTATGACTAGATCTGTATATCATTTGGGAGTCAtctacatataaattatatttaaacttATTGGAACTGGTGATAATGCTGAATAGGAGACAAGTGCTTAGTGAGAAACAGAGTAAATACTTTAGATCTATTGAAAAATGGTTCGTTAATTATCAAGGGAAATGAGCTAAATTTGATAGCTGGCCTGAAGTCAGCTATTATCTCTGTATTTTATATCTCCTTAAGATCTTATGATTTGGTAGATCCTAtctagaaaggcttcttgtaattTAGTATGGACCTAGAACAGACTAGGCTTGTCATCCAAGGATTAGTCTAGCTAAGTTTACAGAGTCATTACCAGGTTAGATTCCAGGTGATGAATATTTTTTCACGTGTAACTCAACAAAGACTATCTCAAGAGATGTTTCGAAAGAGTATTCTCACCAATGAAAATACAATCTTTGAAGTAATAATGAAGATCCTGTTCCCTTCTTTTGAATTTTAGCCATGTTATCTGTATTTGGAAAGATCACTGTGGCAATAGAGAGCAGTTCAATTTAGGGAATGCTGGTAATTAATTTAGTTTTCCCCTAATTGTTCTTTGACAGTTTTAAAATTCAGCCCAATCCACAAGTATTTAGAAAGCACCTTCCATTCAAGTCACAATGTTCAACTTTAGGGGTATGAAGATAATCTGGAAAGCTGTGCTTGCCCAGGAGAAGCTTACGTACTACCACATGGCAACATAAGTTTATTCACGataatttgaggatgagggaAAATGCACTCACAACCATAGGAAAGCCTTCTCAAAGGAGATAGCACACAATAAGAACCTTGATAAACAATTTCTGCTGGAGGTAGGAAATGATCCTGAGCTCAGGGAATTACAGTTGGGCCAGTTTGGATATATAACTTTGCTTCTAAATCGTAATGCATTTTTAGCAAACTAAAAGGGCATCATGGAATTAAAGATCATATGTTACTGTTTCATATGTGttgatgaagaaaacaaattctcagttaaaactagaattttaatgTACTTTGAGTTCCCCAGGAAAAGTTTTGTTGGTCAATAACGTCCATCTTGAGGGTTGCTACAAATGGAAATTTTGAGGTTACCTTGAGCATTGCcactcttttaatcagagaaataaaggaatgatTATACAAGAAGAGAGGATTAAAAATTTCTGATACTCAGTTTTCTGCCTGCATACTCTCTGAAAGACATGCTGAAAACTTTGGTGTGTTGATTagttttttgtaattatttataaGACAAGATTAGAATAGGAGGGTGAAAGTGTCTAGGTAAAGTCTAATGGAACCTCTAACATACTGGTGATAGGGCATAGGACTAACACCTTTTGAATTATACTCTGATCTTGTATCAGGCTTCTATGGACATATGCTTCAAGGGGTGTAATTTGGCCCATAGACCATTATCATTCTCACAATAAACATCATAAGAATTCTATATTTAGACTTTTCTGTCAGACCTTAATGATCTCATATGATCTTATACTCATTTCTCTTCAATTCTTATTGTAATGCTAAAATAATTGTATCCCCTAGACATAAACAGATGAGATTGGTAGGGGAACtacttcattttaaattattatattatgttgttatgttatattatattatgttgttatatttattatattttattatattatgtattcaCACACTAAGTAAGGGTGAAGCTAGATACCCTTGAAGGTCCTATCCAATTCCAAGGACCTCTGAAATTGGAAGTGTCTTAAGCAGGAACATAAGTAGAAACCTCATTCTGGACTCCTTTGGTTTCTGTTGTCAGGGACCTCTTGAGTGAACTGCTTTTTCCTCCTTGgtattaaacttttctttttcaatacaGATAACAATGAAGCTGGTGCCAAAAATGCTTTCTCCTCTGGTGAAAGACTGGGCTCCCAAGGCATTTGTAATTTCCTTTAAGTTGGAGACAGACCCTACGGTTGTCATTGATCATGCACGGAAGGCTCTGGAGACATATCGTCATCAGGTTGTGGTGGCTAATATCCTTGAATCTCGGAGGTCCTATGTGGTTATTGTAACCAAAGACTCAGAAACACAGTTGTCCCTCTCTgatgaagaaatgggaaaaggtatggaaatagaagaaaagattgTGAGTAATCTGCAATCTCGACACATagcttttataaatgaggaaaactgaggaaaagagctTGTCTACCAAATCTGAAGTTGTGACCTGAACAGTGGCTTGAATAAGGGTAgtacagagaaatggaaatcatctTTTGCCttctataaggaaaagaaaaatctgtaGCAAGGTAAAAAGAGTGCTGGAGTAGAAAGGGAATATTTAATTTCAAAACGGTTTGGTTTTTGTCATTTAATGGTTATTTGATgcacattaaaaatgaaaatgaaggcaGACCAGTTCTGGTTTATAAAGCTAATCTTACCATTTCAGGCGGGAAAAGGAATAAAGGGGATATGGTTATcattttctaattaaaatattttactacCAGCTAAATAACAATGTCAGAAAATATAATCTGAAGATAGAGGGAATAAAAGcccaaataaaaccacaaatttcaaactatattttGATTAAAACATATCTGTGTGCATAAACTTTtaactgtgattttttttgttgtgttCTTTTAGTCTCTTTATCTCTGTACTTAAAATTGTGTTGCTTTTAAAATAGAATCAGTgagtaatatttattataataaagtgAGATGAGATACTACCTTATACCCATCAAAACtggcaaaaaataataaaaattttggcATGTGTACTGTTAAATTGTTGATAGAACTGTTTATTACAGctctttccatattttccttgtattttttatttaccaTTATCTCTAGGAAAATGAACTCTGAGCTCAGATGGTTGTCCACAGTCGATAGTATCACCCAACAAGCATGgacttcaataatttttaatgatctttACTAATTTGATGGGTTGATGGTGGTATCCCATCACATTTCAGTTTTCAAAATGGCTTAACTGAGAATTgaaccttcaaaaaaaaaaacactttcatcAGGGTATCCATCTTATAAACAAGGATTTGATTTGATTCGTGAGTGGTCACAGTTTGGTCAGTGTGTAACAAAGACAACCCAATTGTAATTGACATTTGGCAATGTTTGTTTAGTAGAGCCAAGACATGAGAATTCTCCAATTATTGGA from Monodelphis domestica isolate mMonDom1 chromosome 4, mMonDom1.pri, whole genome shotgun sequence includes these protein-coding regions:
- the PPCS gene encoding phosphopantothenate--cysteine ligase isoform X3; this encodes MFCSCAMFYLAAAVSDFYVPASEMPEHKIHSSGGPLQITMKLVPKMLSPLVKDWAPKAFVISFKLETDPTVVIDHARKALETYRHQVVVANILESRRSYVVIVTKDSETQLSLSDEEMGKGMEIEEKIVSNLQSRHIAFINEEN
- the PPCS gene encoding phosphopantothenate--cysteine ligase isoform X1, producing the protein MAEETLGAEFPEPPGLARCAALMQRFAARLGSQGRRVVLVTSGGTKVPLEARTVRFLDNFSSGRRGAVSAESFLSAGYGVLFLHRARSAFPFAHRFPPQTWLAALRPVKGEAEVPSSRLLLEAEATSLPGFAAALRSYQKAADAGNFLSVEFATLTDYLHLLQAAAQALRPLGSCAMFYLAAAVSDFYVPASEMPEHKIHSSGGPLQITMKLVPKMLSPLVKDWAPKAFVISFKLETDPTVVIDHARKALETYRHQVVVANILESRRSYVVIVTKDSETQLSLSDEEMGKGMEIEEKIVSNLQSRHIAFINEEN
- the PPCS gene encoding phosphopantothenate--cysteine ligase isoform X2; this encodes MAEETLGAEFPEPPGLARCAALMQRFAARLGSQGRRVVLVTSGGTKVPLEARTVRFLDNFSSGRRGAVSAESFLSAGYGVLFLHRARSAFPFAHRFPPQTWLAALRPVKGSCAMFYLAAAVSDFYVPASEMPEHKIHSSGGPLQITMKLVPKMLSPLVKDWAPKAFVISFKLETDPTVVIDHARKALETYRHQVVVANILESRRSYVVIVTKDSETQLSLSDEEMGKGMEIEEKIVSNLQSRHIAFINEEN